In one Campylobacter insulaenigrae NCTC 12927 genomic region, the following are encoded:
- a CDS encoding D-glycero-alpha-D-manno-heptose-1,7-bisphosphate 7-phosphatase: MKKKVLFLDRDGVINIDKKYVHKIEDFEFCDGIFDLCEYFLQRGYLICVITNQSGIARGYYTEKDFEILSAYMIDEFLKKGITIEKIYHCPHLNDCECRKPKPAMLLKAKKEFNVDMNESFFIGDNLSDMEAGMSANVKNLFLINNNYTSNDKFKTFNNLKTLLEYIKDIK; the protein is encoded by the coding sequence ATGAAAAAGAAAGTATTATTTTTAGATAGAGATGGTGTTATTAATATAGATAAAAAATATGTTCATAAAATTGAAGATTTTGAATTTTGTGATGGAATTTTTGATCTTTGTGAATATTTTTTGCAAAGAGGTTATTTAATTTGTGTAATAACTAACCAATCAGGTATAGCAAGAGGATATTATACAGAGAAAGATTTTGAAATTTTAAGTGCTTATATGATAGATGAATTCTTAAAAAAAGGTATAACGATAGAAAAAATTTATCATTGCCCACATTTGAATGATTGTGAATGTCGTAAGCCAAAACCAGCAATGTTATTAAAGGCCAAAAAAGAATTTAATGTTGATATGAATGAGTCTTTTTTTATTGGAGATAATTTGAGCGATATGGAAGCTGGTATGAGTGCAAATGTAAAAAATCTTTTTTTAATAAATAATAACTATACAAGTAATGATAAATTTAAAACTTTTAATAACTTAAAAACTTTATTAGAATACATAAAGGACATAAAATGA
- the rho gene encoding transcription termination factor Rho — protein MEKEKKQHQRTHIPVEGYKIEDLKLLDLENLIKIANEAEIENPREFRRQDLIFEILKAQTKKGGFILFTGILEISPEGYGFLRGMDSNLSDSVNDAYVSNSQIRKFALRVGDIVTGQVREPKDQEKYYALLKIEAINYLPLKEARERPLFDNLTPIFPTEKIKLEYDPLKLTGRMLDLFSPIGKGQRGLIVAPPRTGKTELMKELAAAIAKNHPEAHLIVLLVDERPEEVTDMQRCVKGEVFSSTFDLPAYNHVRVAELVIEKAKRMVETGKDVIILLDSITRLARAYNTATPSSGKVLSGGVDANALHKPKRFFGAARNIENGGSLTIIATALIETGSRMDEVIFEEFKGTGNSEIVLDRNISDRRIYPAINIIKSGTRKEELLQGVEKLQKIWAIRSAISQMDDIEALKFLYSKMLKTKSNEELLSIMNE, from the coding sequence ATGGAAAAAGAAAAAAAACAACATCAAAGAACCCACATTCCAGTTGAAGGTTACAAAATAGAGGATCTAAAATTACTTGATCTAGAAAATCTTATCAAAATAGCTAATGAAGCCGAAATAGAAAATCCTAGAGAATTTCGTAGACAAGACTTAATATTTGAAATTTTAAAAGCTCAAACAAAAAAAGGTGGCTTTATACTTTTTACGGGAATATTAGAAATTTCTCCAGAAGGCTATGGTTTTTTAAGGGGAATGGATTCAAATTTAAGCGATAGTGTAAATGATGCTTATGTATCAAACTCACAAATTAGAAAATTTGCTCTCCGTGTTGGAGATATTGTCACAGGTCAAGTAAGAGAACCAAAAGATCAAGAAAAATATTATGCTTTACTTAAAATAGAAGCAATTAATTATCTCCCTTTAAAAGAAGCAAGAGAAAGGCCATTATTTGACAATCTTACTCCTATTTTTCCTACTGAAAAAATAAAATTAGAATATGATCCGTTAAAATTAACCGGAAGAATGCTTGATTTATTTTCTCCAATTGGAAAAGGTCAAAGAGGTTTAATAGTTGCTCCTCCAAGGACAGGAAAAACAGAACTCATGAAAGAATTAGCAGCAGCTATTGCAAAAAATCATCCAGAAGCTCATCTTATAGTGTTATTAGTAGATGAACGACCTGAAGAAGTAACTGATATGCAAAGATGTGTCAAAGGAGAAGTTTTTAGCTCCACTTTTGATTTGCCTGCTTATAATCATGTACGCGTAGCTGAACTTGTTATTGAAAAAGCCAAAAGGATGGTAGAAACAGGAAAAGATGTAATTATCTTATTAGATTCTATTACAAGACTTGCAAGAGCTTATAATACTGCAACGCCTAGTAGTGGTAAAGTTTTAAGTGGTGGTGTAGATGCAAATGCGCTTCACAAACCTAAAAGATTTTTTGGTGCAGCTAGAAATATAGAAAATGGAGGTTCTTTAACTATCATAGCAACTGCTTTAATTGAAACAGGTTCAAGAATGGATGAAGTAATTTTTGAAGAATTTAAAGGCACAGGTAATAGTGAAATTGTTTTAGATAGAAATATTTCAGATAGAAGAATTTATCCTGCAATTAATATTATTAAATCGGGAACAAGAAAAGAAGAATTGCTTCAAGGTGTAGAAAAACTTCAAAAAATTTGGGCTATAAGATCGGCTATATCTCAAATGGATGATATAGAAGCATTGAAATTTTTATACTCAAAAATGTTAAAAACTAAAAGCAATGAAGAATTATTATCTATTATGAATGAGTAA
- the ccoS gene encoding cbb3-type cytochrome oxidase assembly protein CcoS, with translation MNNVLMMMIGVSLFALFLAICALLWGIKNKQFDDDYKFTILNDSEEALNDAIILENRKKNILKDRENQNSHKAV, from the coding sequence ATGAATAATGTTTTGATGATGATGATAGGTGTGTCATTATTTGCTTTATTTTTAGCAATCTGTGCTTTGTTATGGGGTATAAAAAATAAACAATTCGATGATGATTACAAATTTACAATTTTAAATGATAGCGAAGAAGCATTAAATGATGCCATAATACTAGAGAATAGAAAAAAAAATATTTTAAAAGATAGAGAAAATCAAAACAGCCATAAGGCTGTTTAA
- the exbD gene encoding TonB system transport protein ExbD, producing the protein MLKLPKNEGLNIVPFIDIILVLLAIVLSISTFIAHGEIKIELPKSQNSQELSKNENKLTVLIDKENNFYIDEKLTSLNDLTMKINSINSKTLVELKSDKEAKFESFIQIIDILKNKNHENFQIITEQKQ; encoded by the coding sequence ATGCTTAAACTTCCTAAAAATGAAGGGTTAAATATAGTACCTTTTATTGATATTATACTAGTTTTGTTAGCTATAGTATTAAGCATTTCTACTTTCATAGCACATGGAGAAATTAAAATCGAGCTCCCAAAAAGCCAAAATTCACAAGAATTAAGCAAAAACGAAAACAAATTAACAGTTTTAATTGACAAAGAAAATAATTTTTATATAGATGAGAAATTAACTTCTTTAAATGATTTAACCATGAAAATTAATTCAATTAATTCTAAAACATTAGTAGAATTAAAAAGTGATAAAGAAGCAAAATTTGAAAGTTTCATTCAAATCATTGATATTTTGAAAAATAAAAATCACGAAAACTTCCAAATTATAACAGAACAAAAGCAATGA
- a CDS encoding heavy metal translocating P-type ATPase: MKCKHCQLNFKQEQMIEKNGNYFCCNGCQSVYEILHDSGLEEFYDKLGNQTLNPVEFKYEYKDYQKYITKTKDGLSEIFLLIEDIHCAACVWLNEKILIKSDGVVEVDINSITHKARIVFDENIISLVKIIQNIECIGYKANIYSPTKFEKRAMQTKREFYAKLIVAVACVMNIMWISVAKYAGFFSGMEKETKDILHFAEFLLCTPVIFYTGSIFYKNAYYALKFKNVNMDTLVISGASLAYIYSVWAMFSRSAQVYFDSVAMIMCFVFVGKYLELLSKKRAFDALDHLRSFLSTQIRVLKDDKFQNCDVENVNIGDIIEVKEGDRILIDGVCISGNASLDISSLSGESLPKDVCKDDEIYSASLVLSGSILYECKTLYKDSKLAKIISLLENSSAKKAKIEKIVGQISKYFSPIILSFALVCFLYTFFILNIGFEEAMVRMVSVLIIACPCALALATPVSSLVAISTALKEKILFKEAGVVEDLSKCNIAVFDKTGVLTKAKLEVINSFYDDKLNKNELINFLYLTNHPVAKSILDFLKNDNYQRIEFEKVQNIQAKGYKAYFNQDEFIGGNEKFLQENDIKVQPFNCTHFIFAKNGNILATFELENNIRNDAKELMKFLKEQNLQIYMLTGDNEFAAKKVASILDIQQFQHSCMPEDKLKYILDMNLKNKVLMVGDGVNDTLALSHAAVGVALKEGSALALENSDIILLKNDLQSLKKSMVIAKKTYKIIKQNLAFSLCYNACTIPLAFLGLINPLIAALSMSFSSLVVILNALRIKNE; this comes from the coding sequence ATGAAGTGTAAGCATTGCCAATTAAATTTCAAACAAGAGCAAATGATAGAAAAAAATGGTAATTATTTTTGTTGTAATGGATGTCAAAGTGTCTATGAAATTTTACATGATAGTGGTTTAGAAGAATTTTATGATAAGCTTGGTAATCAAACTTTAAATCCTGTTGAATTTAAATATGAATATAAAGATTATCAAAAATATATCACAAAGACAAAAGATGGTTTAAGCGAGATTTTTTTACTCATAGAAGATATTCATTGCGCTGCTTGTGTTTGGCTAAATGAAAAAATTTTAATTAAAAGCGATGGTGTGGTAGAAGTTGATATAAATTCAATCACACATAAAGCTAGAATTGTATTTGATGAAAATATTATTTCCTTGGTTAAAATTATTCAAAACATAGAATGTATAGGTTATAAAGCCAATATTTATTCTCCTACTAAATTTGAAAAAAGGGCTATGCAAACTAAGCGGGAATTTTATGCAAAATTAATTGTTGCAGTTGCTTGTGTAATGAATATTATGTGGATATCTGTTGCTAAATATGCAGGATTTTTTAGTGGAATGGAAAAAGAAACTAAAGATATATTGCATTTTGCTGAATTTTTACTTTGTACTCCAGTTATTTTTTATACAGGATCAATTTTTTATAAAAATGCTTATTATGCGTTGAAATTTAAAAATGTCAATATGGATACTTTAGTAATTAGTGGCGCAAGTTTGGCTTATATTTATTCCGTATGGGCTATGTTTTCAAGGAGTGCACAAGTATATTTTGATTCTGTTGCTATGATAATGTGTTTTGTATTTGTTGGAAAATATTTGGAACTTTTAAGTAAAAAAAGAGCATTTGATGCTTTAGATCATTTAAGATCTTTTTTATCAACACAAATTAGAGTTTTAAAAGATGATAAATTCCAAAATTGTGATGTTGAGAATGTAAATATTGGTGATATTATTGAAGTTAAGGAAGGAGATAGAATCTTAATTGATGGTGTTTGTATTAGCGGTAATGCAAGTTTAGATATTTCGAGTTTAAGCGGAGAAAGTCTACCAAAAGATGTTTGTAAAGATGATGAAATATATTCTGCTTCTTTAGTTTTAAGTGGAAGTATTTTGTATGAATGTAAAACCTTATATAAGGATTCAAAGTTAGCAAAAATTATATCTTTACTTGAAAATTCTAGTGCAAAAAAGGCCAAAATAGAAAAAATTGTAGGACAAATTAGTAAATATTTTTCCCCAATTATTTTGTCTTTTGCATTAGTGTGTTTTTTATATACCTTTTTTATATTAAATATTGGTTTTGAAGAAGCTATGGTAAGGATGGTTTCGGTGCTAATTATTGCTTGTCCATGTGCTTTGGCTCTTGCAACTCCTGTTAGTTCTTTAGTGGCCATAAGCACTGCTTTAAAGGAGAAAATATTATTTAAAGAAGCTGGAGTTGTAGAAGATCTTAGCAAATGTAATATTGCTGTTTTTGATAAAACTGGAGTTTTGACAAAAGCAAAATTGGAAGTTATAAATTCTTTTTATGATGATAAATTAAACAAAAATGAGTTGATAAATTTTCTCTATTTAACTAATCATCCTGTAGCAAAAAGTATTTTGGATTTCTTAAAAAATGATAATTATCAAAGAATTGAATTTGAAAAAGTTCAAAATATCCAAGCAAAGGGATACAAAGCTTATTTTAATCAAGATGAGTTTATAGGTGGAAATGAAAAATTTTTACAAGAGAATGATATAAAAGTTCAACCATTTAACTGTACGCATTTTATCTTTGCTAAAAATGGTAATATTTTAGCTACCTTCGAACTTGAAAATAATATAAGAAATGACGCTAAAGAGCTTATGAAATTTTTAAAGGAGCAAAATCTACAAATTTATATGTTGACAGGAGATAATGAATTTGCTGCTAAAAAAGTTGCTTCTATTTTAGACATACAACAATTTCAACACTCATGTATGCCTGAAGATAAATTAAAATATATTTTAGATATGAATTTAAAAAATAAAGTTTTGATGGTTGGGGATGGGGTGAATGATACTTTAGCACTTTCTCATGCTGCTGTTGGAGTTGCGTTAAAAGAAGGATCTGCTTTAGCTCTTGAAAATAGTGATATTATTCTACTTAAAAATGATTTGCAAAGTTTGAAAAAAAGTATGGTGATTGCAAAAAAAACTTATAAAATTATTAAGCAAAATTTAGCATTTTCATTATGTTATAATGCTTGTACTATACCACTTGCTTTTTTAGGTTTGATTAACCCACTTATAGCAGCATTATCAATGTCTTTTAGTAGTTTAGTGGTAATTTTAAATGCTTTAAGGATTAAAAATGAATAA
- a CDS encoding cytochrome c553, translating into MKKLIVLSALACLGVSTYAADGAALYKKCAVCHGAKAEKMYLNKVPALNSLTSAERLQYMKEYSEGKRNAYGQGAIMKINLKGLTEDDFKAIEAYIETLK; encoded by the coding sequence ATGAAAAAATTAATCGTTTTATCAGCGTTAGCATGTCTTGGGGTTTCTACTTATGCAGCAGATGGCGCAGCATTATATAAAAAATGTGCAGTCTGTCATGGTGCAAAAGCAGAAAAAATGTATCTTAACAAAGTTCCTGCATTAAATTCTTTAACAAGTGCTGAAAGATTGCAATACATGAAAGAATATTCAGAAGGTAAAAGAAATGCATATGGTCAAGGTGCTATTATGAAAATCAACCTTAAAGGCTTAACAGAAGATGACTTCAAAGCTATCGAAGCATACATTGAAACTTTAAAATAA
- a CDS encoding energy transducer TonB has protein sequence MMPFITNHKNQSFLITLFLFIPIFYILIYSKNFINIQHKDLNKEDKINLAIKHFIQQTQTPINKQTPKNILEQKIPTPNKVINNPIKKPIPKANQPVKSKPLPKPQQTIPLSQPTVSNSTISSTTISNNDFLKEIKLAIDNTLVYPRQAQKMRMSGEVLVEFTWTNQQILKNLKVITPSKYKLLNESALQTIHLASKYFPKYDQTFNIRIPIIYKIN, from the coding sequence ATGATGCCTTTCATAACAAATCATAAAAATCAATCATTTCTAATCACGTTATTTTTGTTTATTCCTATATTTTATATACTTATTTATTCCAAAAATTTTATAAATATCCAGCATAAAGATCTTAACAAAGAAGATAAAATTAATTTAGCAATAAAACATTTTATACAACAAACTCAAACGCCAATTAATAAACAAACTCCAAAAAATATACTAGAACAAAAAATTCCAACACCTAATAAAGTTATCAATAATCCAATTAAAAAACCTATTCCTAAAGCCAATCAACCCGTAAAATCTAAACCATTACCTAAACCCCAACAAACAATTCCTTTATCTCAACCTACTGTAAGTAACTCCACTATATCTTCTACCACCATAAGTAACAATGATTTTCTAAAAGAAATAAAATTAGCTATAGATAATACATTAGTATATCCAAGGCAAGCTCAAAAAATGAGAATGAGTGGTGAAGTTTTGGTAGAATTTACTTGGACAAATCAGCAAATATTAAAAAATTTAAAAGTAATTACGCCTTCTAAATACAAACTTTTAAATGAAAGCGCTTTACAAACTATACACTTAGCTTCTAAGTATTTTCCTAAATATGATCAAACATTTAATATAAGAATTCCTATAATATATAAAATAAACTAG
- a CDS encoding DNA polymerase III subunit gamma/tau, with translation MLQALAIKYRPKNFNELVGQDTVSISLKYALENNRLAHAYLFSGLRGSGKTSSARIFSRALVCEKGPSSTSCGECSQCISSLNNTNIDIIEMDAASHRSLEDIQELIEQVKYAPSLARFKIFIIDEVHMLTPQAANALLKTLEEPPSYVKFILATTDPLKLPATVLSRTQHFRFKQISQHAILNHLEWILKQEQVNYEQEALKLIARSGNGSLRDTLTLLDQAIVYCQNNIQTNQITTMLGFLNPSKIEEFYQAILTNDKDKVFEFLKEFEDYEASNIIDEMIFFLKEAFFAKNNLFSILIYERFFRILSRAKTMLNSSDNDSFVLCVMTFMLMEATHLKSIDEAINIKENKTLNTSNLNIENKFISLSTKEEKLNAYEQLLQSIYKRDYELGEIFKKTTQFISFKNNTLSISSNAQNEDRIVLNNGFKLIKTLIHELFGQDAQIKIQKIDTIQTEKLQDIFKTHTQEENKTNTNFNEHFEHLKKDAKKYDQKDETKEALNKLFGSPQILD, from the coding sequence ATGCTTCAAGCCTTAGCGATAAAATATAGACCAAAAAATTTTAATGAACTAGTAGGACAAGATACTGTTTCTATTAGTTTAAAATATGCTTTAGAAAATAATCGCTTAGCGCATGCTTATTTATTTTCAGGACTTAGAGGTAGCGGAAAAACCTCAAGTGCTAGAATTTTTTCTCGAGCTTTAGTTTGTGAAAAAGGTCCTAGTTCAACCTCTTGTGGAGAATGTTCTCAATGTATTTCTTCGCTAAATAATACCAACATAGATATTATCGAAATGGATGCAGCTAGTCATAGAAGTTTGGAAGATATCCAAGAACTCATTGAGCAAGTAAAATATGCTCCATCTTTAGCAAGATTTAAAATTTTTATCATTGATGAAGTACACATGCTTACACCACAAGCTGCTAACGCTTTACTTAAAACCTTGGAAGAACCACCAAGTTATGTAAAATTTATTCTTGCAACAACAGATCCATTAAAATTACCTGCAACAGTTTTATCAAGGACACAGCATTTTAGGTTTAAACAGATTTCCCAGCATGCAATTTTAAATCATTTAGAATGGATATTAAAACAAGAACAAGTTAATTATGAGCAAGAAGCTTTAAAATTGATTGCTAGAAGTGGAAATGGTTCATTAAGAGATACTTTAACTTTACTTGATCAAGCTATTGTATACTGTCAAAATAACATACAAACCAATCAAATCACTACAATGCTTGGTTTTTTAAATCCAAGTAAAATTGAAGAATTTTATCAAGCTATCTTAACTAATGATAAAGATAAAGTTTTTGAATTTTTAAAAGAATTTGAAGATTATGAAGCAAGTAATATTATCGATGAAATGATATTTTTTCTAAAAGAAGCTTTTTTTGCTAAAAATAATCTTTTTTCTATTTTAATATATGAAAGATTTTTTAGAATACTTTCTCGTGCTAAAACTATGTTAAATTCAAGTGATAACGATAGTTTTGTACTTTGCGTAATGACTTTTATGCTAATGGAGGCGACTCATTTAAAAAGCATAGATGAAGCTATAAATATCAAAGAAAATAAAACTTTAAATACTTCAAATTTAAATATTGAAAATAAATTCATATCCTTATCTACTAAAGAAGAAAAATTAAACGCTTATGAACAATTGCTTCAAAGCATTTACAAAAGAGATTATGAGCTTGGAGAAATTTTTAAGAAAACTACACAATTTATTTCTTTTAAAAACAATACACTTAGCATAAGTTCTAACGCTCAAAATGAAGATAGAATTGTTTTAAATAATGGTTTTAAACTCATAAAAACACTAATTCATGAACTTTTTGGACAAGATGCACAAATTAAAATTCAGAAAATAGATACCATACAAACTGAAAAATTACAAGATATATTTAAAACTCATACCCAAGAAGAAAACAAAACTAACACAAATTTCAACGAGCATTTTGAACACTTAAAAAAAGATGCAAAAAAATATGATCAAAAAGATGAAACCAAAGAAGCTCTTAACAAGCTCTTTGGTTCCCCACAAATTTTAGATTAA
- the exbB gene encoding TonB-system energizer ExbB yields MEFLKTYIDLIIVIILGLMAFIALWCTIERILFFMKINLSHYKNQENFDNAITENLTTIYIIYTNAPYVGLLGTVIGIMITFYDMGLSGNIDVKSIVVGLSLALKATALGILVAIPSLMAYNGLLRKVSLLSNSYRTFKENNA; encoded by the coding sequence ATGGAATTTTTAAAAACTTATATTGACTTAATCATAGTGATTATTTTGGGTTTAATGGCTTTTATCGCGTTATGGTGCACCATTGAACGCATATTATTTTTTATGAAAATAAATTTATCACATTATAAAAATCAAGAAAACTTTGATAATGCAATAACAGAAAATCTAACCACAATTTATATTATATATACTAATGCCCCTTATGTGGGATTGTTAGGAACTGTCATAGGAATTATGATTACATTTTACGACATGGGACTTAGTGGCAATATCGATGTAAAATCCATAGTCGTTGGCTTATCTTTAGCTTTAAAAGCAACTGCATTAGGAATTTTAGTGGCAATACCATCTTTAATGGCATATAATGGCTTGCTTAGAAAAGTATCCCTTCTAAGTAATTCTTATCGTACTTTCAAGGAAAATAATGCTTAA
- a CDS encoding TonB-dependent receptor domain-containing protein, translating into MKKTILSVCVAGLSISNVFSQNVLLDSSIVSASGFSQDIKEAPATINVIDKKQLQSKPYRDIAEAIADVPGVDLYASKGKTGSYNITMRGITGYTLVLIDGRRQGIGGEVGPNGFNEIANSLLPPISSIERIEVIKGPMSTLYGSEALGGVINIITKKISKEWETSVSFDGVFNTNHDWGNSYGTSIYSSGPLMDDRLGLTLRFREFYRSLSEVKSKDKSGNLVPASMSQNPTKANNFNLGTRLSFLVDDYNTLIFDIDFSKNHYDNRKGQMGTLTKPNSTPNTGLTGGYTKTMEVDKLVTYLSHEGVYENFSTTSTIQYNRVSNDGREVVGKKGQAYLGENRDIIAEDIIFDTKAVIPLGQSHILSVGGEYRLEKMQDKIANPTNFDQYLLAIFAEDEYSIRDDLRFTFGARYNHHEIFGNNISPRAYLVYNPTEDLTLKGGVSTGFRTPYANRLIAGTYNYGGQGKIPLYGNPDLKEETSLNYELAAIYNTDLFYVSATGFLTNFKDKISSRSFSKGNSIPGVGNCSADICYQSINHGKVEYKGIELGTGVSPIENLNLDLAYTYLDSEIKEGDKDVIGKPEENSLKHNIMLKAGYNIFNKFYPWVKGEWQIDRYMGNTNIDREYYKDIFLASMGVRYDINKQWNINAAIYNLFDKSFTNAYETYQSGANTNYVNTYNRIEEGRRLYISINGTF; encoded by the coding sequence ATGAAAAAAACAATATTATCAGTTTGTGTTGCTGGTCTTTCAATTTCCAATGTTTTTTCCCAAAACGTTTTATTAGATAGCTCTATTGTCAGTGCTTCTGGGTTTTCTCAAGATATCAAAGAAGCACCAGCAACTATTAATGTAATTGATAAAAAGCAATTACAAAGTAAACCTTATAGAGATATAGCAGAGGCTATAGCTGATGTTCCAGGTGTTGATTTATATGCTAGTAAAGGGAAAACTGGATCATATAATATAACTATGAGAGGGATTACTGGATATACTCTAGTATTGATTGATGGACGTAGACAAGGGATAGGAGGAGAAGTAGGACCTAATGGTTTTAATGAAATAGCAAATTCTCTTTTGCCTCCGATTTCAAGTATCGAAAGGATAGAAGTTATCAAAGGTCCTATGAGTACATTATACGGTTCTGAAGCTTTAGGTGGGGTTATAAATATCATCACTAAAAAAATAAGTAAAGAATGGGAAACTTCAGTAAGTTTTGATGGTGTTTTTAATACCAATCATGACTGGGGTAATTCTTATGGAACGAGTATTTATTCAAGCGGTCCTTTAATGGATGATCGTTTAGGTTTGACTTTGCGTTTTAGAGAATTTTATAGATCTTTATCTGAAGTAAAAAGTAAAGATAAAAGTGGGAACTTAGTACCTGCTTCTATGTCGCAAAATCCTACTAAGGCTAATAATTTTAATTTAGGAACAAGATTAAGTTTTTTAGTAGATGATTATAATACTTTGATTTTTGATATTGATTTTTCTAAAAATCATTATGATAATAGAAAAGGCCAAATGGGAACTCTTACAAAACCAAATTCTACACCAAATACTGGATTAACCGGTGGATATACTAAAACTATGGAAGTAGATAAGCTTGTGACTTATTTAAGTCATGAGGGAGTTTATGAGAATTTTTCTACTACTTCTACTATACAATATAACCGTGTAAGTAATGATGGACGTGAAGTTGTAGGAAAAAAAGGTCAAGCTTATTTGGGAGAAAATAGAGATATAATTGCAGAAGATATTATCTTTGATACTAAAGCAGTTATACCTTTAGGACAAAGTCATATATTAAGTGTGGGTGGTGAGTATAGACTTGAAAAAATGCAAGATAAAATAGCTAATCCAACTAATTTTGATCAATATTTACTAGCAATTTTTGCAGAAGATGAGTATAGCATTAGAGATGATTTGAGATTTACTTTTGGAGCGCGTTATAATCATCATGAAATTTTTGGAAATAATATCTCACCAAGAGCGTATTTAGTTTACAATCCTACAGAAGATCTTACTTTAAAAGGAGGGGTATCAACGGGCTTTAGAACCCCTTATGCAAATAGATTAATAGCAGGAACTTATAATTATGGAGGTCAAGGAAAAATTCCTTTATATGGAAATCCTGATTTAAAAGAAGAAACTTCGTTAAATTATGAATTAGCTGCTATATATAATACTGATTTGTTTTATGTTTCAGCAACAGGGTTTCTAACTAATTTTAAAGACAAAATTTCAAGTAGATCATTTAGCAAAGGTAATTCAATTCCTGGAGTTGGTAATTGTAGTGCCGATATATGTTATCAATCCATTAACCATGGAAAAGTTGAATATAAAGGCATTGAACTTGGTACAGGTGTTAGTCCTATAGAAAATTTAAATTTGGATTTAGCTTATACCTATCTTGATAGTGAGATAAAAGAAGGTGATAAAGATGTTATAGGTAAACCTGAAGAAAATAGCTTAAAACATAATATTATGCTAAAAGCTGGATATAATATTTTCAACAAATTCTATCCTTGGGTAAAAGGTGAATGGCAAATTGATCGTTATATGGGTAATACAAATATTGATAGAGAGTATTATAAAGATATATTCTTAGCTTCTATGGGTGTGCGTTATGATATCAATAAACAATGGAATATCAACGCTGCTATTTATAATCTTTTTGATAAAAGCTTTACTAATGCTTATGAAACATATCAGAGTGGTGCAAACACAAACTATGTAAATACTTATAATCGTATAGAAGAAGGAAGAAGACTTTATATCTCTATCAACGGAACTTTTTAA